A window of Cucurbita pepo subsp. pepo cultivar mu-cu-16 unplaced genomic scaffold, ASM280686v2 Cp4.1_scaffold001336, whole genome shotgun sequence contains these coding sequences:
- the LOC111786294 gene encoding putative oxygen-evolving enhancer protein 2-2 produces YGSPEEFLAQVDYLLGKQAYFGKTASEGGFDPDAVATANVLESSVSEVGGQPYYYLSVLTRTADGDEGGKHQLITATVKDGKLYICKAQAGDKRWFKGARKFVEGATSSFSVA; encoded by the exons GTTGACTATTTGCTGGGAAAACAAGCCTACTTTGGAAAGACTGCTTCTGAG GGTGGGTTCGACCCGGACGCAGTGGCAACAGCGAACGTATTGGAGAGCTCGGTGTCGGAAGTTGGAGGACAACCATACTACTACTTGTCTGTGTTGACAAGAACTGCAGATGGAGATGAGGGTGGGAAGCACCAGCTGATCACAGCAACTGTGAAGGATGGAAAGCTTTACATCTGCAAGGCACAAGCGGGAGACAAGAGGTGGTTTAAAGGAGCAAGGAAGTTTGTGGAAGGTGCAACTAGTTCTTTCAGTGTTGCTTAA